Proteins encoded in a region of the Streptomyces violaceoruber genome:
- a CDS encoding ADP-ribosyltransferase, whose protein sequence is MITTSLRRRTAAAVLSLSAVLATTAATAPGAAPAPSAAPAKAAPACPQFDDRTKAAADRGVDVDRITPEPVWRTTCGTLYRSDSRGPQVVFEEGFHAKDVQNGQYDVEKYVLVNQPSPYVSTSYDHDLYKTWYKSGYNYYIDAPGGIDVNKTIGDTHKWADQVEVAFPGGIQRKYIIGVCPVDRQTKTEIMSDCESNPHYQPWH, encoded by the coding sequence ATGATCACCACTAGTCTGCGCCGCCGGACCGCCGCCGCGGTCCTGTCGCTCTCCGCCGTCCTCGCCACCACCGCGGCCACCGCCCCCGGTGCCGCCCCGGCACCGTCGGCTGCCCCCGCCAAGGCCGCCCCGGCCTGCCCCCAGTTCGACGACCGGACCAAGGCCGCCGCCGACCGCGGCGTCGACGTCGACCGCATCACGCCCGAGCCGGTCTGGCGCACCACCTGCGGCACCCTCTACCGCAGCGACAGCCGCGGCCCGCAGGTCGTCTTCGAGGAGGGCTTCCACGCCAAGGACGTCCAGAACGGACAGTACGACGTCGAGAAGTACGTCCTGGTCAACCAGCCCTCGCCGTACGTGTCGACGAGCTACGACCACGACCTGTACAAGACCTGGTACAAGTCCGGCTACAACTACTACATCGACGCCCCCGGCGGCATCGACGTCAACAAGACCATCGGCGACACCCACAAGTGGGCCGACCAGGTCGAGGTCGCCTTCCCCGGCGGCATCCAGCGGAAGTACATCATCGGCGTCTGTCCGGTCGACCGGCAGACCAAGACCGAGATCATGAGCGACTGCGAGAGCAACCCGCACTACCAGCCCTGGCACTGA
- a CDS encoding glycoside hydrolase family 25 protein: protein MLRGIDVSAYQSANYDTDGLSFVFVKATEGRSYVNPKLAAQTERARDAGLVVGFYHFLWPGNLTAQAEYFVSKAPDRKGDVLAVDWETNGEGTHPSNAEKDSFIRRLKTLRPDNRVVLYCNRNFWLNVDTTSYAGDGLWIADYVSAGKPRIQAKWRFHQYTDDPVDTNVADFASKAALKEWAQSA from the coding sequence ATGCTGCGTGGCATCGACGTCAGCGCGTACCAGTCCGCCAACTACGACACGGACGGCCTCTCCTTCGTCTTCGTGAAGGCGACGGAGGGCCGTTCGTACGTCAACCCCAAACTCGCGGCCCAGACGGAGCGGGCCCGCGACGCCGGACTCGTCGTCGGCTTCTACCACTTCCTGTGGCCGGGCAACCTCACCGCCCAGGCCGAGTACTTCGTCTCCAAGGCCCCGGACCGCAAGGGCGACGTCCTCGCCGTCGACTGGGAGACGAACGGCGAGGGCACCCATCCGAGCAACGCGGAGAAGGACAGCTTCATCCGGCGGCTGAAGACGCTGCGGCCGGACAACCGGGTCGTCCTCTACTGCAACCGGAACTTCTGGTTGAACGTCGACACCACCTCGTACGCCGGTGACGGGCTCTGGATCGCCGACTACGTCTCGGCGGGCAAGCCGCGCATCCAGGCCAAGTGGCGCTTCCACCAGTACACCGACGACCCGGTCGACACCAACGTGGCGGACTTCGCGAGCAAGGCCGCACTGAAGGAGTGGGCCCAGAGCGCCTGA
- a CDS encoding ATP-binding protein: MAGLDGTEQPRGAGRATAARWSPAVEDERALKALDLFGNPTEHEVPLPSRPESAATARRLAQVVALRQWQLGPKVTEDAVLLVSELVGNAVRHTGARVFGLRMRRRPGWIRVEVRDPSRGLPCLMPVQETDISGRGLFLVDKLSDRWGVDLLPRGKTTWFEMRVLDR; encoded by the coding sequence ATGGCGGGGCTGGATGGTACGGAACAGCCGCGGGGAGCCGGACGTGCGACCGCGGCGCGCTGGTCGCCGGCGGTCGAGGACGAGCGCGCGCTCAAGGCGCTGGACCTGTTCGGCAACCCGACGGAGCACGAAGTTCCGTTACCCTCCCGGCCCGAGTCCGCCGCCACCGCCCGCCGGCTGGCCCAGGTCGTCGCCCTGCGTCAGTGGCAGCTCGGCCCCAAGGTCACGGAGGACGCCGTCCTCCTCGTCTCCGAGCTGGTCGGCAACGCCGTACGCCACACCGGTGCCCGGGTCTTCGGCCTGCGCATGCGGCGCCGCCCCGGCTGGATCCGGGTCGAGGTCCGCGACCCCTCCCGGGGGCTGCCCTGTCTGATGCCGGTGCAGGAGACGGACATCAGCGGGCGTGGCCTCTTCCTCGTCGACAAGCTCTCCGACCGGTGGGGCGTCGATCTGCTGCCGCGCGGGAAGACCACGTGGTTCGAGATGCGGGTCCTGGACCGCTGA
- a CDS encoding EF-hand domain-containing protein, with translation MADIEEARKQFERIDTDGDGLITAAEFKTALAQGGDWNVTESVAEAIIAGRDLDGDKQLSFDEFWAHLNK, from the coding sequence GTGGCCGACATCGAGGAAGCACGCAAGCAGTTCGAGCGGATCGACACGGACGGTGACGGCCTCATCACCGCGGCCGAGTTCAAGACCGCGCTCGCCCAGGGCGGCGACTGGAACGTCACCGAGTCGGTGGCCGAGGCGATCATCGCCGGCCGCGACCTCGACGGCGACAAGCAGCTGTCGTTCGACGAGTTCTGGGCCCACCTGAACAAGTGA
- a CDS encoding enoyl-CoA hydratase/isomerase family protein, which yields MTVHLEVAEGVGTLRLDRPPMNALDVATQDRLKELAEEITRREDVRAVVIHGGEKVFAAGADIKEMQVMDHAAMIARSRALQDSFTAVARIPKPVVAAVTGYALGGGCELALCADFRIAGENAKLGQPEILLGLIPGAGGTQRLSRLIGPSKAKDLIFTGRQVKADEALALGLVDRVVPAAEVYEQAHAWAARLAKGPAIALRAAKEAIDTGLETDIETGLAVERNWFAGLFATEDRERGMRSFVEEGPGKATFL from the coding sequence ATGACCGTACATCTCGAAGTCGCCGAGGGCGTCGGCACGCTGCGCCTGGACCGTCCGCCCATGAACGCACTGGACGTCGCCACCCAGGACCGGCTGAAGGAGCTGGCCGAGGAGATCACCCGGCGCGAGGACGTGCGCGCCGTGGTGATCCACGGCGGTGAGAAGGTGTTCGCGGCGGGCGCGGACATCAAGGAGATGCAGGTGATGGACCACGCGGCGATGATCGCGCGGTCCCGCGCCCTGCAGGACTCCTTCACCGCGGTGGCCCGCATTCCCAAGCCGGTGGTCGCGGCGGTGACCGGCTACGCGCTGGGCGGCGGCTGCGAACTCGCCCTGTGCGCCGACTTCCGCATCGCGGGGGAGAACGCCAAGCTGGGCCAGCCCGAGATCCTGCTCGGCCTGATCCCCGGCGCGGGCGGCACCCAGCGGCTGTCCCGGCTGATCGGCCCCTCCAAGGCCAAGGACCTGATCTTCACGGGCCGTCAGGTGAAGGCCGACGAGGCGCTGGCGCTCGGCCTGGTGGACCGGGTGGTCCCGGCCGCCGAGGTGTACGAGCAGGCGCACGCCTGGGCCGCGCGGCTCGCCAAGGGCCCCGCCATCGCACTGCGCGCGGCGAAGGAGGCGATCGACACGGGTCTGGAGACGGACATCGAGACCGGCCTCGCCGTCGAGCGCAACTGGTTCGCGGGCCTGTTCGCCACCGAGGACCGCGAGCGCGGGATGCGCAGCTTCGTGGAAGAGGGCCCCGGCAAGGCCACGTTCCTCTGA
- a CDS encoding MFS transporter produces the protein MPAPASVPAPQTPVNPRSRVLVASLMGTTIEFYDFYIYATAAVLVFPKLFFPSSDPTTALLSSFAVFGAAMVARPIGAVFFGHLGDRLGRKKTLVVSLLTMGIATFLIGALPTYAQAGWVATALLVLMRLAQGFALGGEWSGAALVATENAPRGKRALWGTFPQLGAPLGFIIGNGLFLIIGALLPSESGADPTQPSEAFANWGWRIPFLFSAVMVAIGLWVRSRLVESTVFTRTREAGKVRKLPLATVVQGHWKQLVLGTFIMLATYVLFYLMTTFSLSYGRAAKDADVPGLGYSYTTFVLMMIFGVLFFAVFTLVSGPLADRYGRRATLVWITVAIVVFGLLWVPLIDMGTLGVVLWLVLGFTLMGMTFGPMGALLPELFPTSVRYTGSGISYNVSSILGAAVAPFIAVALWEAGDGSPWLVGVYLSAMAVLTLAALLLSKETKDVSLEEQGSAPAGEDPRTAAATSSVS, from the coding sequence ATGCCCGCACCAGCTTCCGTCCCCGCACCGCAGACGCCGGTCAATCCCCGGTCGCGGGTCCTCGTCGCCAGCCTCATGGGGACGACGATCGAGTTCTACGACTTCTACATCTACGCGACCGCCGCCGTCCTCGTCTTCCCGAAGCTCTTCTTCCCGAGCAGTGACCCCACCACGGCGCTGCTGTCGTCGTTCGCGGTCTTCGGCGCCGCGATGGTCGCCCGGCCGATCGGCGCCGTCTTCTTCGGGCACCTCGGTGACCGGCTCGGCCGCAAGAAGACGCTGGTCGTCTCGCTGCTCACCATGGGCATCGCCACCTTCCTCATCGGCGCACTGCCCACCTACGCGCAGGCCGGCTGGGTCGCCACCGCGCTGCTCGTGCTGATGCGGCTCGCCCAGGGCTTCGCGCTCGGCGGCGAGTGGAGCGGGGCCGCGCTGGTCGCGACCGAGAACGCGCCCCGCGGCAAGCGGGCCCTGTGGGGGACCTTCCCCCAACTCGGCGCGCCGCTCGGCTTCATCATCGGCAACGGCCTGTTCCTGATCATCGGGGCGCTGCTGCCCTCCGAGAGCGGTGCCGACCCCACGCAGCCGTCCGAGGCCTTCGCGAACTGGGGCTGGCGCATCCCGTTCCTGTTCTCCGCCGTGATGGTCGCGATCGGCCTGTGGGTGCGCTCACGGCTCGTCGAGTCGACGGTGTTCACCCGGACCCGCGAGGCCGGGAAGGTGCGGAAGCTTCCGCTGGCCACCGTGGTCCAGGGCCACTGGAAGCAGCTGGTCCTGGGCACGTTCATCATGCTGGCGACGTACGTGCTCTTCTACCTCATGACCACGTTCTCGCTGAGCTACGGGCGCGCCGCCAAGGACGCCGACGTGCCGGGACTGGGCTACAGCTACACCACGTTCGTCCTGATGATGATCTTCGGCGTGCTGTTCTTCGCCGTGTTCACCCTGGTCTCCGGCCCGCTCGCCGACCGGTACGGACGCCGCGCCACCCTGGTCTGGATCACCGTCGCCATCGTGGTCTTCGGGCTGCTCTGGGTGCCGCTGATCGACATGGGCACGCTCGGCGTGGTGCTCTGGCTGGTGCTCGGCTTCACGCTGATGGGCATGACCTTCGGCCCGATGGGCGCCCTGCTGCCGGAGCTGTTCCCGACGAGTGTGCGCTACACCGGGTCGGGCATCTCGTACAACGTCAGCTCGATCCTCGGCGCGGCCGTCGCCCCCTTCATAGCGGTGGCGCTGTGGGAGGCCGGTGACGGGTCGCCGTGGCTGGTCGGCGTGTACCTCTCGGCGATGGCCGTGCTGACGCTGGCCGCCCTCCTGCTCTCCAAGGAGACCAAGGACGTCTCCCTGGAGGAGCAGGGGTCCGCACCCGCCGGCGAGGACCCCCGGACGGCCGCGGCGACGTCGTCCGTGTCCTGA
- a CDS encoding MerR family transcriptional regulator encodes MTDDGTGLMTIGELARTTGLTVRTIRYWSDEGALPPHARSAGGYRLYDAASVARLELIRTLRELGLGLDAVRRVLAGETTVAQVAAAHVSALDAQIAALRVTRAVLSTVARRGSTAEETTLMNKLARLSTTERRRIIEDFMAEVFAGIDTADPDIRTRLRFAAADLPDDPTAEQVDAWVELAELIQDPEFRVTMRRMIEFNAADRGPDVPAGSSLWFMSRLVRLAGGALREGVAPDSPRAAGIVRTLIGDADPAVVLERLTAVANVRLARYRELSAIVNGLEPPSAHEDQFRWVVAALSARKAG; translated from the coding sequence ATGACCGACGACGGCACCGGCCTCATGACCATCGGCGAACTGGCCCGCACCACCGGCCTCACGGTGCGCACCATCCGCTACTGGTCCGACGAGGGCGCCCTGCCCCCGCACGCCCGCTCCGCGGGCGGCTACCGGCTCTACGACGCCGCGTCCGTCGCCCGCCTGGAGCTGATCCGCACCCTGCGCGAACTGGGCCTCGGCCTGGACGCCGTACGCCGTGTGCTGGCCGGCGAGACCACCGTCGCCCAGGTCGCGGCGGCGCACGTGAGCGCGCTGGACGCGCAGATCGCCGCGCTGAGGGTGACCCGGGCCGTGCTGTCGACCGTGGCGCGACGCGGTTCGACCGCCGAGGAGACGACGCTGATGAACAAGCTGGCACGACTGTCCACCACCGAACGCCGCCGGATCATCGAGGACTTCATGGCCGAGGTCTTCGCCGGCATCGACACCGCGGACCCCGACATCCGCACCCGCCTGCGCTTCGCCGCGGCCGACCTGCCCGACGACCCCACGGCGGAGCAGGTGGACGCCTGGGTGGAACTGGCCGAGCTGATCCAGGACCCGGAGTTCCGGGTCACGATGCGCCGGATGATCGAGTTCAACGCGGCGGACCGGGGGCCGGACGTCCCCGCGGGCTCCTCGCTCTGGTTCATGAGCCGCCTGGTGCGGCTCGCGGGCGGCGCGCTGCGCGAGGGCGTCGCACCGGACTCGCCCCGGGCCGCCGGCATCGTGCGCACGCTGATCGGCGACGCCGACCCGGCCGTCGTGCTGGAACGCCTCACCGCGGTGGCCAACGTCCGGCTCGCCCGCTACCGGGAACTGTCGGCGATCGTGAACGGCCTGGAGCCACCCTCCGCGCACGAGGACCAGTTCAGGTGGGTGGTCGCCGCACTGAGCGCTCGGAAGGCCGGTTAA
- a CDS encoding D-Ala-D-Ala carboxypeptidase family metallohydrolase, translating to MFRRVSRLLLSFVMLMAGAVVGVGATAGAAHADSCYTWNRTLSQGSSGSDVTQLQIRVAGWVTSGERLSYDGQYGARTAAAVKKFQAAYGLGADGVAGPATFSKIYALQDADCTPVHFTYAELNKCNSDWSGGAVSAATAKSNALKTMWKLEAMRHALGDVPITISSGFRSRACNSAVGGSSTSRHLYGDAADLTGSPSFCRLAQQARTHGFSEILGPGYPGHNDHTHVAFDPSPYWSAPNCGI from the coding sequence ATGTTCAGACGTGTGTCACGTCTCCTTCTCTCATTTGTCATGCTCATGGCCGGAGCGGTGGTCGGGGTGGGCGCCACCGCCGGCGCCGCGCACGCCGACTCCTGCTACACCTGGAACCGCACCCTCTCCCAGGGATCCTCCGGCAGCGACGTGACGCAGCTCCAGATCCGTGTCGCCGGCTGGGTCACCTCCGGCGAACGGCTCTCCTACGACGGCCAGTACGGTGCCAGGACCGCCGCCGCCGTCAAGAAGTTCCAGGCGGCCTACGGGCTGGGCGCGGACGGCGTCGCCGGCCCCGCGACCTTCAGCAAGATCTACGCGCTCCAGGACGCGGACTGCACGCCCGTCCACTTCACCTACGCCGAGCTCAACAAGTGCAACTCGGACTGGTCGGGCGGCGCGGTCTCCGCCGCCACCGCCAAGTCGAACGCGCTGAAGACCATGTGGAAGCTGGAGGCCATGCGGCACGCCCTCGGCGACGTGCCGATCACCATCTCCAGCGGCTTCCGCTCCCGCGCCTGCAACAGCGCGGTGGGCGGCTCGTCCACCAGCCGCCACCTCTACGGCGACGCCGCCGACCTCACCGGCTCGCCCAGCTTCTGCCGGCTCGCCCAGCAGGCCAGGACCCACGGCTTCTCGGAGATCCTCGGCCCGGGCTACCCCGGCCACAACGACCACACCCACGTGGCCTTCGACCCGTCGCCGTACTGGTCGGCACCCAACTGCGGCATCTGA
- a CDS encoding GNAT family N-acetyltransferase, protein MAESLREILDAAARGVFPAADGGTSVVPQFGGRDAGIIAFTAHSVVFTDEDEGWVRRTLASLGCDPLAATMNARFLAAFAERTGRATDTIDVLLTGAPLPGRPEGALEEVADPGHPRVVAARRRRDGVRVWAADGGVLVLGRGVGGRLEVAVEVAEGARHRGLGRRLVTAARQLAGGEVVWAQVSAGNARSLRAFQAAGYRPVGSEALFLRP, encoded by the coding sequence GTGGCGGAGAGCCTGCGGGAGATTCTGGACGCGGCGGCGCGGGGCGTGTTCCCCGCGGCGGACGGCGGCACGAGCGTCGTGCCGCAGTTCGGCGGCCGGGACGCGGGGATCATCGCCTTCACGGCGCACTCGGTGGTCTTCACCGACGAGGACGAGGGATGGGTACGCAGGACGCTGGCGTCGCTGGGCTGCGATCCCCTCGCCGCGACGATGAACGCCCGGTTCCTGGCGGCCTTCGCCGAGCGCACGGGCCGGGCGACGGACACGATCGACGTGCTGCTGACCGGGGCGCCGCTGCCCGGACGCCCGGAGGGGGCGCTGGAGGAGGTCGCCGATCCTGGGCATCCCCGGGTGGTCGCGGCCCGGCGGCGGCGCGACGGGGTGCGGGTGTGGGCGGCGGACGGCGGGGTGCTGGTGCTGGGCCGCGGGGTCGGCGGGCGGCTGGAGGTCGCCGTGGAGGTGGCGGAGGGCGCCCGGCACCGGGGGCTGGGGCGGCGGCTGGTGACGGCGGCGCGGCAGCTGGCCGGGGGTGAGGTGGTCTGGGCGCAGGTTTCGGCGGGGAACGCCCGCAGTCTGCGGGCGTTCCAGGCGGCGGGTTACCGGCCGGTGGGCTCGGAGGCGCTGTTCCTGCGCCCCTGA
- a CDS encoding L,D-transpeptidase, producing MNVRPIAGAVLGLLMLTVTACGGGGSGPGAGDGKGDKAKDATAAQSEQSEAVVTIAPENGAKAVDTSGALRIGAAKGRLTEVVVKDGKGTKVDGKITGDGASWTPSTHLAASTTYSVHAVAKDSEGRTAAEDSRFTTLTPKNTFVGTFTPEDGSKVGVGMPFSVRFTRGITNPEDVEKAITIKTEPAVEVEGHWFGNDRLDFRPEKYWKAGTKVTVDLNLDGVEGRDDVYGKQAKTVSFTVGRSQVSVVDAKKHTMQVVRDGKTVKTVPVTTGAPGYETWNGQMVITERLAVTRMNGETVGYGGEYDIKDVPHAMRLSTSGTFIHGNYWGGDAFGNRNSSHGCIGLRDVRGGWDKGAPARWFFENSIIGDVVVVKNSEDATIAPDNGLNGWNMSWEKWKA from the coding sequence GTGAACGTGCGTCCGATAGCGGGGGCGGTACTCGGGCTGCTGATGCTGACCGTCACCGCATGCGGTGGGGGCGGCTCGGGCCCGGGGGCCGGGGACGGCAAGGGGGACAAGGCCAAGGACGCCACCGCGGCACAGAGCGAGCAGTCCGAGGCCGTCGTCACCATCGCCCCCGAGAACGGGGCCAAGGCCGTCGACACCAGCGGCGCCCTGAGGATCGGCGCCGCGAAGGGCAGGCTCACCGAGGTCGTCGTCAAGGACGGCAAGGGCACGAAGGTCGACGGGAAGATAACCGGGGACGGCGCCAGTTGGACGCCGTCCACCCACCTGGCCGCCTCCACCACGTACAGCGTGCACGCGGTCGCCAAGGACTCCGAGGGCCGCACGGCCGCCGAGGACTCCCGCTTCACCACCCTGACGCCGAAGAACACCTTCGTCGGCACCTTCACACCGGAGGACGGCTCGAAGGTCGGCGTCGGCATGCCGTTCTCGGTCCGCTTCACCCGGGGCATCACCAACCCGGAGGACGTCGAGAAGGCCATCACCATCAAGACCGAGCCGGCCGTCGAGGTCGAGGGCCACTGGTTCGGCAACGACCGCCTCGACTTCCGGCCGGAGAAGTACTGGAAGGCCGGCACCAAGGTCACCGTCGACCTCAACCTCGACGGCGTCGAGGGCCGCGACGACGTCTACGGCAAGCAGGCCAAGACCGTCTCCTTCACCGTCGGACGCAGCCAGGTCTCCGTCGTGGACGCCAAGAAGCACACGATGCAGGTCGTGCGGGACGGCAAGACCGTCAAGACCGTCCCCGTCACCACCGGCGCGCCCGGCTACGAGACCTGGAACGGCCAGATGGTCATCACCGAGCGCCTCGCGGTGACCCGCATGAACGGCGAGACCGTCGGCTACGGCGGCGAGTACGACATCAAGGACGTGCCGCACGCCATGCGCCTGTCCACCTCCGGCACCTTCATCCACGGCAACTACTGGGGCGGCGACGCCTTCGGCAACCGCAACTCCAGCCACGGCTGCATCGGCCTGCGCGACGTACGCGGCGGCTGGGACAAGGGTGCGCCGGCCCGCTGGTTCTTCGAGAACTCGATCATCGGCGACGTGGTCGTGGTCAAGAACTCCGAGGACGCCACCATCGCCCCCGACAACGGCCTCAACGGCTGGAACATGTCCTGGGAGAAGTGGAAGGCGTGA